From the Streptomyces sp. SN-593 genome, the window CCGCGCGCGCAGCAGGTGTGCCGCACCGACGTGCCCCCGCTGTACCGGGTCAGCCAGGACCGGGCGAGCGCCTGCCACTTCTGGAAGGAGACCCTGGATGACGACAGCCTCCCATCCGCAGACGCCTGAGCTGCCGGTGCCGCCCGACCCCGGCGGCCGGGAGCCGATCCTGCGGGTCCGCCGCCTCGTCAAGCACTTCCCGCTGACCCGCGGCATCCTCTTCAAGAAGCAGATCGGCGCCGTGCAGGCGGTCGACGGCGTCACCTTCGACCTGTACGCGGGGGAGACGCTGGGGATCGTCGGCGAGTCCGGCTGCGGCAAGTCGACCGTGGCCAAGCTGCTGATGAACCTGGAGCAGCCCACCGCGGGCGAGATCCTCTACAAGGGCGAGGACATCACCAGGCTGTCCGGGCGGGCGCTGAAGGCGGTCCGCCGGAACATCCAGATGGTCTTCCAGGACCCCTACACCTCGCTGAACCCGCGGATGACGGTCGGGGACATCATCGGCGAGCCGTACGACATCCACCCCGAGGTGGCGCCCAAGGGCGACCGGCGGCGCCGGGTGCGGGAACTGCTGGACGTGGTCGGGCTCAACCCCGAGTACATCAACCGCTACCCGCACCAGTTCTCCGGCGGTCAGCGCCAGCGCATCGGCATCGCCCGCGGCCTCGCCCTGCGCCCGGAGGTCATCGTGGCCGACGAGCCGGTCTCCGCGCTGGACGTCTCGGTGCAGGCGCAGGTGGTCAACCTGATGGAGCGCCTACAGGACGAGTTCCAGTTGTCGTACATGTTCATCGCGCACGACCTGTCGATCGTGCGGCACATCGCGGACCGGGTCGGGGTGATGTACCTCGGCAAGATCGTGGAGATCGGCTCGGACACCGAGATCTACGAGCACCCGACGCACCCCTACACCCAGGCGCTGCTGTCCGCGGTGCCGGTGCCCGACCCGGAGGCGCGCGAGCATCGCGAGCGGATCATCCTCGCCGGCGACGTGCCCTCGCCGGCGAACCCGCCGTCCGGCTGCCGGTTCCGCACCCGCTGCTGGAAGGCCCAGGAGATCTGCGCCGAGCAGGAGCCGCTGCTGGCGGTGCCCGAGGTCTTCCGGGCCACCGCCGGTCCGACCGAGCACCCCTCGGCGTGCCACTTCGCGGAGGAGAAGCAGATCGTGCCGCCCGA encodes:
- a CDS encoding ABC transporter ATP-binding protein, whose protein sequence is MTTASHPQTPELPVPPDPGGREPILRVRRLVKHFPLTRGILFKKQIGAVQAVDGVTFDLYAGETLGIVGESGCGKSTVAKLLMNLEQPTAGEILYKGEDITRLSGRALKAVRRNIQMVFQDPYTSLNPRMTVGDIIGEPYDIHPEVAPKGDRRRRVRELLDVVGLNPEYINRYPHQFSGGQRQRIGIARGLALRPEVIVADEPVSALDVSVQAQVVNLMERLQDEFQLSYMFIAHDLSIVRHIADRVGVMYLGKIVEIGSDTEIYEHPTHPYTQALLSAVPVPDPEAREHRERIILAGDVPSPANPPSGCRFRTRCWKAQEICAEQEPLLAVPEVFRATAGPTEHPSACHFAEEKQIVPPE